The Agromyces mangrovi genome contains a region encoding:
- a CDS encoding HhH-GPD-type base excision DNA repair protein, with amino-acid sequence MALHITGDDAADELLTNDPFALLVGMLLDQQVAMETAFAGPAKISDRLGTTDAAEIAAVDPDAFAAAFKQPPAVHRFPGSMAGRVQALATAVRDDWGGEASAIWTQGDPSGAEVLKRLKALPGFGDQKARIFLALLGKQCGLEAPGWREAAGAYGEEGSFRSVADITSPESLARVRETKRAAKAAAKAK; translated from the coding sequence ATGGCACTGCACATCACCGGTGACGACGCCGCCGACGAGCTGCTCACGAACGACCCCTTCGCGCTCCTGGTGGGCATGCTGCTCGACCAGCAGGTCGCGATGGAGACCGCGTTCGCGGGCCCGGCGAAGATCAGCGACCGACTGGGCACGACGGATGCCGCGGAGATCGCCGCGGTCGACCCCGACGCGTTCGCGGCCGCGTTCAAGCAGCCGCCTGCGGTGCACCGCTTCCCCGGGTCGATGGCGGGGCGCGTGCAGGCGCTCGCGACGGCCGTGCGCGACGACTGGGGCGGCGAGGCATCCGCCATCTGGACCCAGGGCGACCCGTCGGGTGCCGAGGTGCTGAAGCGCCTGAAGGCGCTGCCCGGCTTCGGCGACCAGAAGGCGCGCATCTTCCTCGCGCTGCTCGGCAAGCAGTGCGGGCTCGAGGCGCCCGGCTGGCGCGAGGCCGCCGGCGCGTACGGCGAGGAGGGCTCGTTCCGCTCGGTCGCCGACATCACGTCGCCCGAGTCGCTCGCCAGGGTGCGCGAGACGAAGCGCGCGGCGAAGGCGGCCGCGAAGGCGAAGTAG
- a CDS encoding type II toxin-antitoxin system VapC family toxin, with product MTLVVDASAVAEILFGTEAGRRAAALIDGHELLAPQHLTVEVASVIRGWSLSKQITDEQALRAFRELEALDVEQVPMMSMLPAAHALRHNVSAYDAMYVVLARAAQCSLLTLDARLAASVPDCALLP from the coding sequence ATGACGCTCGTCGTCGACGCATCTGCGGTCGCCGAGATCCTGTTCGGAACCGAAGCAGGACGACGGGCGGCCGCGCTGATCGACGGGCACGAGCTTCTGGCGCCGCAGCACCTCACCGTCGAGGTCGCCTCCGTCATCCGCGGATGGTCGCTCAGCAAGCAGATCACCGACGAGCAGGCGTTGCGCGCGTTCCGCGAGCTCGAGGCGCTCGACGTCGAGCAGGTGCCGATGATGTCCATGCTGCCTGCCGCCCATGCCCTGCGGCACAATGTCAGCGCCTATGACGCCATGTACGTCGTGCTCGCCCGTGCCGCCCAATGTTCGCTGCTGACCCTCGACGCTCGTCTCGCGGCATCCGTTCCGGACTGCGCGCTGCTGCCGTAG
- the nrdH gene encoding glutaredoxin-like protein NrdH gives MSVTVYTKPSCVQCNATYRALDSKGIEYDVLDLSTDEQALAQVKELGYLQAPVVIADEDHWSGFRPDKIAELASRLA, from the coding sequence ATGTCGGTGACGGTCTACACCAAGCCTTCGTGCGTCCAGTGCAACGCGACCTATCGCGCGCTCGACAGCAAGGGCATCGAGTACGACGTGCTCGATCTCTCGACCGACGAGCAGGCGCTCGCGCAGGTCAAGGAGCTCGGCTACCTCCAGGCGCCGGTCGTGATCGCCGACGAAGACCACTGGTCCGGGTTCCGTCCCGACAAGATCGCAGAACTCGCCTCCCGGCTCGCGTAA
- the nrdI gene encoding class Ib ribonucleoside-diphosphate reductase assembly flavoprotein NrdI: MTNLVYFSSVSGNTHRFIEKLGREAARIPLYPSDEPLTADEPYVLVLPTYGGGDGKGAVPKQVIRFLNDPHNRSLIRGVIAAGNTNFGTGYCIAGDIIAEKCAVPLLYRLEVFGTPDDVSAVNEGLDAFWTMQLQPQ, from the coding sequence ATGACGAACCTCGTCTACTTCTCCAGCGTCTCGGGCAACACGCATCGGTTCATCGAGAAGCTCGGCCGTGAGGCCGCGCGCATCCCGCTGTACCCCTCGGACGAGCCGCTGACGGCGGACGAGCCATACGTGCTCGTGCTGCCCACCTACGGCGGCGGCGACGGCAAGGGCGCCGTGCCGAAGCAGGTCATCAGGTTCCTGAACGACCCGCACAACCGCTCGCTGATCCGCGGCGTCATCGCCGCGGGCAACACCAACTTCGGAACGGGCTACTGCATCGCCGGCGACATCATCGCCGAGAAGTGCGCAGTGCCCCTCCTGTACCGACTCGAAGTCTTCGGAACGCCAGACGACGTCAGCGCCGTCAATGAGGGATTGGACGCATTTTGGACAATGCAGCTGCAACCGCAGTGA
- a CDS encoding nuclear transport factor 2 family protein codes for MDDSSTQVLLRFYDAIASGASGDALRPHLADDAVVAEHPNAIAPTGAVRGMEEMLEASARGAGLLAWQRYDVRDIEAHGDRVIARLTWSAEVLHDAGPLAAGQVLRAHIAQFARVADGRISELETYDCYEPFGG; via the coding sequence ATGGATGACTCGTCCACACAGGTCCTGCTCCGCTTCTATGATGCGATCGCCTCGGGCGCGTCGGGCGACGCGTTGCGCCCACATCTGGCCGACGATGCCGTGGTCGCGGAGCATCCGAATGCCATCGCGCCCACCGGCGCCGTGCGCGGGATGGAGGAGATGCTGGAGGCCTCCGCACGGGGCGCCGGGCTGCTCGCATGGCAGCGCTACGACGTGCGCGATATCGAGGCGCACGGCGACCGCGTGATCGCGCGGCTGACCTGGTCGGCGGAGGTCCTGCACGACGCCGGTCCGCTGGCGGCGGGCCAAGTGCTCCGGGCGCACATCGCGCAGTTCGCCCGCGTGGCGGACGGCCGCATCAGCGAGCTCGAGACCTACGACTGCTACGAGCCGTTCGGGGGCTGA
- a CDS encoding FitA-like ribbon-helix-helix domain-containing protein, whose product MTTIQVRNVSEETSRALKAKAALEGRSLSDYLLRELDRLAARPSRAELLERIASRGVATLEPAAQVLAEQRPGR is encoded by the coding sequence ATGACGACGATCCAGGTTCGCAACGTCTCGGAGGAGACGAGTCGTGCGCTCAAGGCGAAGGCTGCGCTCGAGGGCCGCTCGCTGAGTGACTACCTGCTGCGCGAACTCGACCGCCTGGCGGCACGTCCGAGCCGAGCCGAACTGCTGGAGCGGATCGCGAGCCGTGGCGTCGCCACGCTCGAGCCGGCAGCACAGGTGCTCGCCGAGCAGCGCCCCGGTCGATGA